In a genomic window of Myotis daubentonii chromosome X, mMyoDau2.1, whole genome shotgun sequence:
- the TENT5D gene encoding terminal nucleotidyltransferase 5D, producing the protein MSEAGFSNLTWDQVIILDQVLGEVIPIHGRGNFPTLEVKPKHIINVVKDQLIEQGIIVKDTRLNGSIASYILASRSGIIYKDLDVIFRVELPNDNKFQIVKDVVLGCLLDFLPKGVKKENITLKFMKEAYVQKMVKICNKQDRWSLISLSNNTGKNVELKFVNSLKRQFEFSVDSFQICLDNMLEFYNVKNAKLTQKSYPVVVVESLYGNFQEAMMHLQYKLISTRKPEEIRGGGLLKYSNLLVRNFKPVSEAEIKTLERYMCSRFFIDFPDVVEQQKKIESYLHNHFIGEEKSKYNYLMTLRGIVDKSTVCLMRHERKQTIDMITNMALKVLGEHNILPNTNNVTCFYQPAPYFFPRRGYFSFYIVPGPPAPIFFQPFLPGHPNVPNGMV; encoded by the coding sequence ATGTCTGAAGCTGGATTCAGTAATCTGACATGGGATCAAGTTATAATACTCGATCAAGTGTTAGGTGAAGTAATTCCAATTCATGGAAGGGGGAATTTCCCCACATTGGAGGTAAAACCAAAACATATCATAAATGTTGTGAAAGATCAACTGATAGAGCAAGGAATTATTGTTAAAGATACCCGGTTGAACGGTTCCATTGCAAGTTACATACTTGCAAGCCGCAGTGGAATCATCTATAAGGATCTGGATGTTATTTTTCGTGTTGAACTACCAAATGATAACAAATTTCAAATTGTTAAGGATGTAGTTCTAGGTTGTCTACTTGATTTTTTACCAAAAggtgtaaaaaaggaaaatattacccTAAAGTTCATGAAAGAGGCATATGTGCAGAAGATGGTCAAAATTTGCAATAAGCAAGATCGATGGAGTCTCATCTCTCTTTCAAACAACACTGGGAAGAATGTAGAGCTAAAATTTGTGAATTCACTTAAACGGCAGTTTGAATTTAGTGTAGATTCTTTTCAAATCTGTTTGGATAACATGTTAGAATTCTACAATGTCAAAAATGCTAAGTTAACCCAAAAGTCATATCCTGTTGTGGTAGTTGAAAGCCTATATGGAAACTTTCAAGAAGCAATGATGCATTTACAATACAAGCTTATATCTACCAGAAAACCTGAAGAGATTAGAGGTGGTGGCCTTCTGAAGTACAGCAACTTGCTGGTTCGAAACTTTAAGCCAGTTAGTGAAGCAGAAATCAAGACCCTTGAACGTTACATGTGCTCtagatttttcattgattttcctgATGTAGTAGAACAGCAAAAGAAGATTGAATCGTACCTACACAACCATTTCATAGGTGAAGAAAAAAGCAAGTACAACTATCTTATGACCTTGCGTGGAATTGTGGATAAAAGCACCGTTTGCCTCATGCGTcatgaaagaaaacagacaatCGATATGATTACCAATATGGCTTTAAAAGTACTAGGAGAACACAATATTCTACCCAATACAAACAATGTAACTTGCTTTTATCAACCTGCTCCATACTTTTTTCCTAGGAgagggtatttttctttttatatagtaCCTGGACCACCAGCACCTATTTTCTTTCAGCCATTCCTACCAGGGCACCCTAATGTGCCAAATGGTATGGTTTAA